GAGGATACTAATCTATATAGCCTTAGCTTgtgattctgtttttttttttttttaacttggaTAATGAAAAATGCGTCTAAGAATCATGATGATGATAAAATGTATTCTAGAATTAGTTTTTGATACTTTGGTATTATCAATTGAGTAAAATACTGATCAATTATTATAGGTCCATGGTTTTATTACATACACAAGCATCATCTGGTTATAAACTCAGATATGTTAAACTCAGGAGAGGATCTCTAAGCCAAAAGTAGATgataaaaacaaagacaaaggATTAGAGATGTGCTCGTTTTATTAAAAGGAGTTTTTAACACAGAATCTTAAGCTCCCCAACCTCTGAGAACGGTAGCCCGAGCCACACGGTTAACACCGAGCGTGAAAGCTCCCATCCTAAGATCACATGAATGAGTTTTGCACATCTCTTTCATGTCTTTGAATCCACGATTCATGTATGTCTTCAGCTCATCGTTCACCTTCTCTTCCTCCCACATAAACCCTTGTATGTTCTGCCACATTACCAGAAAATAACTCATCAGTAACGGTTTGATTTGTGGTTTGTCCAAGGTTCCTTTAGACTCATACCTGAACCCATTCGAAGTAGCTGACAGTGACTCCTCCAGAGTTTGCATATATGTCCGGGAGAATAACCACACCTTTCTTACTCAAGATCTGTGATAAAGAAAAGGTTCCATTACATTTTTTTGCAATGAGAATCTCTTAAGTAAAAAAAGAATGAGAATGAAACCTCATCAGCATCAGGATCAGTTGGATGGTTAGCAGCTTCAATGATGAACTTTGCTTTAATCTCATTCGCATTCTCCCTTCAACCACAACAAAATCAACCGTTACAGAacaaactttccaaaataaaaaaacaatagtaAGTTTGTGTAGCGAAACAAAGCTTAAAACCTGTTGATGACACCACCAAGTGCTGCAGGGATGAGAATATCACAATCCTCAACCAGTATCGAGTTAGCATCGATCGGATGCGCACCATCAAACCCTTTAACACCTCTGTGTTCTTTGGTATAGTTGAGCAAGCTCTCGATATCGATACCGTCCTTGTTCTTGATAGCTCCAGTAATGTCACTCACCGCAACTATCTTCCCACCTTGTTCACTTATCAGCTTCGCCGCCCAAGAGCCCACATTCCCAAACCCCTGAAGAACCAACATGTACACCCGATCAAGAACCTTCTCTAACTCGCAAGGAactgtaataaagaaagaaacttcACCTGGATGACAAAACGTTGCCCTGAGATGCTCTTGCCGTGCTCGTTAAGCAAAGCTTCAGTTCCAAACATCACTCCTCTTCCAGTGGCAGCGTCTCTCCCGAGTGATCCACCAAGATCCTACCCAAAACATCATTACCACTCATATAAATACCGTGAAATAGCAAAACAACACCGTGATTACAGCTACTTACAATGGGTTTTCCAGTGACAACTGCAGGCGAGTATCCATGGAACTTAGAGTACTCATCAAGAATCCAAGCCATTGTCTACAAAATTcaccaagcaaaaaaaaacgttaAAAGATgactaaaaaaataacaaaaaggtttgagagagagagaaagagttttAAAGAACCTGAGGACCAGTGCCCATATCTGGAGCTGGAACATCAGTGTGAATCCCAATGAGATCATGAATCTTCTGAGTGAAAACACGAGTCAACCGCTCCAGCTCAGAGATGCTGAGCTTGCTCGGATCACAGCCAATGCCTCCTTTGGCTCCTCCGTACGGAATGTTAGCCACTGCTGTTTTCCATGTCATGAGCTGAGCCAATGCGTTCACTTCATCCGGTTCAACCTGCAGAAAATTAACCGATAACCGGTATCAAATCATATCTTACTGAATTGACCGGTTTGGAAGAGAAATTTATAAAGGTAAAGACCAAACCTCAGGATGATATCTGATTCCACCTTTCATAGGACCTCTTGCATTG
Above is a window of Brassica napus cultivar Da-Ae chromosome A10, Da-Ae, whole genome shotgun sequence DNA encoding:
- the LOC106387772 gene encoding glutamate dehydrogenase 1, translating into MNALAATNRNFRLASRLLGLDSKLEKSLLIPFREIKVECTIPKDDGTIASFVGFRVQHDNARGPMKGGIRYHPEVEPDEVNALAQLMTWKTAVANIPYGGAKGGIGCDPSKLSISELERLTRVFTQKIHDLIGIHTDVPAPDMGTGPQTMAWILDEYSKFHGYSPAVVTGKPIDLGGSLGRDAATGRGVMFGTEALLNEHGKSISGQRFVIQGFGNVGSWAAKLISEQGGKIVAVSDITGAIKNKDGIDIESLLNYTKEHRGVKGFDGAHPIDANSILVEDCDILIPAALGGVINRENANEIKAKFIIEAANHPTDPDADEILSKKGVVILPDIYANSGGVTVSYFEWVQNIQGFMWEEEKVNDELKTYMNRGFKDMKEMCKTHSCDLRMGAFTLGVNRVARATVLRGWGA